The Ahaetulla prasina isolate Xishuangbanna chromosome 14, ASM2864084v1, whole genome shotgun sequence genome segment tgtcgatcgaaaggtcggcagttcaatggtttgaatccctagcaccgcataacggggtgagctcccgttacctttcccagcttcggccaacctagcagttcgaaagcatgtaaaaaatgcaagtagaaaaataggaaccatctttggtgggaagggaacagtgttccgtgtttagtcataccggccacatgaccctggagatgtcttcggacagcattggctcttcggctttgaaatagagatgagcaccgccccccaaagtcgggaatgactaccacatatgtgcgaggggaacctttacatttagtcattgaggccacttggaggtttgtctgtatcatcagagtcacctgagtcaTGCAAATGTGTACGAACCctttttggaactgttgaaacTGTTGGAACTGTGGAACTGTGAAACTGTTGGaactgtgctttctgcaggacgttttctgccctgtgtcccttcactgttgaacacaggctgtttatttatttatttatttatttatttatttcgatttttataccgcccttctcccgaaggactcagggcggtgtacagccaagtaaaaatactatataaacattaaaagaaatttaaaaaacatattataatgtggccgaagtaattaaaacaatttaaaatcttaaaatataaataaccccaataaaatttcaatccagtcccgcttgaataaataggtgcgttttcagctcacggcgaaaagtccaaagatcaggcacttgacgtaaaccagggggaagttcattccaaagcgtaggagctccaacagagaaggcccttcccctggggaatGTTGGGAATGAGActgctgttgtgacctaggctcaagtagttattaccagacacaatcaattCTAaataaacgtattttattagaacagctgagaattacttcattctcagctcagtccaaattaattccaaaacaaatccttcagaaaaagtccttgggccttatcacaaacctttgtcttctttggtaccctgccaaaggcttttcttggcaaagccccacaaagttcagaaacttgAGAAGTTCAGAGTCGTCGAATAGAAGCAGATGTagcaacaaagagcccaagagcctttgctgctcttttaagccttatgggagggtccaatcatctgctggccttactcccaagtcgtcctttttgctttagctgctcttgccttctggcagctcttcgcatgcgtgcactaggaacaggctcctcctgtttctctgcctctctgctgtccgcctctggaggctccggagtccacgcatcgctcccagatagccctggccccatctctgcctctgacggagAGCCCTTCTCcgggccttctcctgactccaggactggcccattgtcctccccagcctcctcactgtccgactctgctgccagctctataggctgctggtggaccacaacaactgtGTTGTCTCCCTCTCAAACTGAACCACAAATGGTTCCTgtgtaaaatgtcttcaaagaaaaaactagaaactccagttgcctcttgaaaaagcacctttgggacaaccatgacctggatgactgaggggaaaaaaaaaagaataagctgGAATAcagcttttctcttttctccttcaggTCCCCTATGTCCCAGCGAGTGCTAAACAAATCGAGAACGTGATGCAGTTACTCAAAGGACGTTCTGGGAAGATCGTAGACCTGGGCTCCGGAGATGGCAGAATTGTAAGAAAATCTCATTGCAATGAAACGAAACGAAATGCAATGAAATAAGGGAGATTGGTTAAAATAGAGAAGTAAATACGATGATGATCCTCTTTATTATTACAGAATTAATCCCAGTCTAATGAATATTGTTTTAAACGTTAGGATTGCTATCTTTCAAACTGTTTATACCCAGACAACACCCTGTTTAATTGAAAATGAAACTTCgatatcttaaaaaataaaaagctttatgcaaaaaggaaaaagaaatgaaaatttttGTCGTGCTCTTCTGAGAACCCGGCAAactaggtagctcagtggctaagacgctgagcttgtcgatcagaaagctcggcagttcagcagttcgaatccctagtacaggtctcctgcatgagcagggggttgggctagatgacttccaaggtcccttccaactctgttactgttactgagagCATTAAAACGGGACATGGGGAAGtcctgtttagaatagaatagaatagaatagaatagaatagaatagaatagaatagaatagaatagaatagaatagaatagaatagaattgaattgaattgaattgaattgaattgaattttattggccaagtgtgattggacacacaaggaatttgtcttggtgcctatgctctcagtgtacataaaagaaaagataccttcatcaaggtacaacatttacaacacaattgatggtcaatatatcaatataaatcataaggattgccagcaacaagttatagtcatacagtcataagtgtaaagagattggtgatgggaacgatgagacgattaatagtagtgcagattcagtaaatagtttgacagtgttgagggaatcatttgtttagcagagtgatggccttcggggaaaaaactgttcttgtgtctagttgttctggtgtgcagtgctctatagcgtcgttttgagggtaggagttgaaacagtttatgtcctggatgcgagggatctgcaaatattttcacggccctcttcttgattcgtgcagtatacaggtcctcaatggaaggcaggttggtagcaattattttttctgcagttctaattatcctctgaagtctgtttggcTCATAAAAGATATTTTGCTGCACACTTGTGAAGTCCCCCTTAGCCAGCCATTGGATTTCATACAATGAGGAGAGGAGCACAGCGTTGTAAGGGTGATGACCCAAACAGGACaagttatacagatagtcctcgacttacaacagatcatttagcaaccgtttatAAagctacagcagcactgaaaacaatcacttatggccgtttttcatatttacgaccattgcagtatccccctgtggtcacctgatcaaaatttggacacttgccaactgactcacgtttatgacgattgcagcgtcccggggtcacgtcatccctttttgtgacctcctgacaagcaaagccagtgggggagtcagattcacttaacagccgtgttagtaacttagcaactgcagtgattcacttaacaaccgtggcaagaaacggGACgaaccactgtctcgcttagcaacacagattttgggctcaattgtggtcgtaagtcaaggactacctatattatgaGCATGGGGCGCAtctgttcatttgcgcaggactggattagaattttaaattttgaatttggttttgaattggggttttattacttttattgctattttaattattcggccttatttaataagtttttttaattgatgttttactctgtatttatatgtatgttttttatcaggctgtaaaccgccctgagtcccttgggagatagggcggtataaaaatgcgattaaataaatgtgaataaataaataaataaatgagggagtgagtggggtttttttggttctcTTGATAGGATGTTTGAGGAAgggatctttttcttttttttagttaaTAATTTTATTCTGGTTTCTGCCTGAAAACAACAGGAAGCCATGAGGCTGGAATTTTGAGGGGGATACAGGGTCTAAAACAAAAAATTGTGGATCAAGTTTGCTCACCTCTAACCTGGCCAGGATATCTGCAGTCTGACCTGTTTTTCCTATTTACCTCATGACCTGTGATTTCAAGAAAATCTCCTTTTGCTGATGATATTATACATGGTTGCTGTTATTATTTGACGGTTTTGATTTGTATATCTTTAtagttttctatctttttttttcctttggttaaACTGAAAGTAGAGTGCCTTTTATCAGGTAACTGTATCCATATAGAAGAGAAATGGAAGTAAcctttctttcttaatttatttattatttatttatttttcaaatttttataccgcccttctccaaggactcaggacagcataaataaaatacaaatacccaaaaaattttaaaatacaatatccagttaaaaatctaattcaatagctgtatatttaaaatttctaagtaaaaagttacaaaataaattaaaattccttaaaaacccactaaaaaccctcagtaTTAAAATTTgtcatttaagccagccccgcttggtggaaaaagaaagttttgagctcacgcttaaaggtccaaagatctttcttaattcatttcaaaaaaagtgtggttttgtgccatttttaaaaaaaattctgttgttgtaattctgtattttaaaggacttttttttttttataaaaaaacttcTTTTTCTTGCCCTAAAATCAGTTGCAGTCTGGGAAAGTTCAGTTTGCTCTTGTTATCCTCCttcatattgtattgtattgtattgtatttttatttttaatatttattttgccACAGAAATGGCATCGTTTCAGAGCTGTGTGTAGTATTTCAGTTATATtgggatttttcttcttcttctgtgagTTGGTTCTATTGCTATATCAAGAGTTATGTAATCTTTTGAGAGCCTAAAATTCTCCCAAAcgcttgttaaaaatagaaagatgACACCATTCAAAATTTTGAGGTTCACTTCTGGAGatttctaattaaaaattaacttGGAGATGgagatgtctctctctccccgaatcagtggtgggtttcaaaattttttactaccggttctgtgggtgtggcttggtgggcgtggcaggggaagaatactgtaaaatctccattcccgccccactccaggggaaggttactgcaaaatccccattccctccccactccaggggaagggtactgcaaaatctccattcccgccccactccaggggaaggatactgtaaaatctccattccctccccactccaggggaaggatactgcaaaatctccattcccgccccactccaggggaaggatactgcaaaatctccattcccgccccactccaggggaaggatactgcaaaatccccatttcctcccaatcagctgggactcgggaggcagagaatagacaggtgcaaggccagccaaaggtggtatttgccggttctccgaactactcaaaatttccgctaccggttcgccagaactggtcagaacatgctgaaacccacctctgccctgaaTCCTTTATTCCAATCAGAATAAAACCAGATTAAGATGGATTGTTTGATCTCCTGGAAAGCTTGCTTCTGAAGACTACAAATCCAGGAAATAAACAAACCTGGTTTATATTTGCAGGTCCTGGAAGCTTACAAGCGAGGCTTCAGGCCAGCTGTTGGCTATGAGCTCAATCCATGGCTGTTGCGACTTTCCAGCTATCGTGCGTGGAAAGCTGGCTGTTATGGAAAAGTTTCTTACTATAAAGAAGACCTTTGGAAGgtgagaaaaaaagggaaagacaTTGGAATTCTGAGCATAGACCCAAAGGtgcgttttttttttcaagaggcaactggactttctgggttttctttgaagatgtttcgcttctcatccaagaaccttcttcagctctgacgggaCAAACCttcaggtggcctcaacaactctctaaaaggatgcaaatgaccggctgtctgcaaggaatataaatctttccattccccactccaggggaaggatactgcaaaatccccatttcctcccaatcagctgggactcaggaggcagagaatagacaggtgcaaggccagccaaaggtggtatttgccggttctccgaactactcaaaatttccgctaccggttcgccagaactggtcagaacatgctgaaacccacctctgccctgaaTCCTTTATTCCAATCAGAATAAAACCAGATTAAGATGGATTGTTTGATCTCCTGGAAAGCTTGCTTCTGAAGACTACAAATCCAGGAAATAAACAAACCTGGTTTATATTTGCAGGTCCTGGAAGCTTACAAGCGAGGCTTCAGGCCAGCTGTTGGCTATGAGCTCAATCCATGGCTGTTGCGACTTTCCAGCTATCGTGCGTGGAAAGCTGGCTGTTATGGAAAAGTTTCTTACTATAAAGAAGACCTTTGGAAGgtgagaaaaaaagggaaagacaTTGGAATTCTGAGCATAGACCCAAAGGtgcgttttttttttcaagaggcaactggactttctgggttttctttgaagatgtttcgcttctcatccaagaaccttcttcagctctgacgggaCAAACCttcaggtggcctcaacaactctctaaaaggatgcaaatgaccggctgtctgcaaggaatataaatctttccattccccaccatccagtcagaactgaagaagcttcttggatgagaagcgaaacgtcttcaaagaaaaaccagaaagttcagctgcctcttgaataagcaccttgggacaaccatgacctgaatgactaagaatctccgtaGAGCATAATACCAGGACATCGAAACCCAATTGAATGTTCGGGaaatcctctacttatgaccccaattgagcctaaaatttctgttgctaagttcgctctgttttatgacctttcttgccctggttgttaattgaatcgccgcagttgttccattagtaacacggttgttaagtgaatctggcttccccattgattttgattgtcagaaggtcgccaaaggggatccggTGACCTCAAGAcacagcgacggtcataaatttgaaccatttgccaagcgtctgaatcttgatcacatgatcatggggatgctataaagTCTATATCCTGATCatctcttgtgctaatcaggctgtgctggagCTGAAAtgggcaaggaggcaaattgctgggaggcagagggggattatttttttttcttgcgctaatcaggctgtgctggagCTGAAAtgggcaaggaggcaaattgctgggaggcagagggggattttttttcttgcgctaatcaggctgtgctgaagctgaaatgggcaaggaggcaaattgctgggaggcagagggggatttttttttcttgcgctaatcaggctgtgctgaaactgaaacaggctgtttgctgcaaggaggcaaattgttgggaggcagagggggatttttttccccttgttttcctcctcagaaaaggtaggtgcgtcttatactccgaaaaatacggtaaattgtGCTACGTTGTGGTTTATTTGGCTTCTGCTTCTTGAAGGAATTGCACTTGGCTGGGTTCAAACCCCCGAAGTTCTCCATTTGCAGACTGAAGTCTCTCGGTTTCTCCAACCCTATGAGCCAAAGCCAAGCTTAGCCAATATTATTTATAGCTTGTGAGGGAAATGTGAAGAGACACCCAGTGAGTTGGCCCGAGAacgttttttcccctcctttttgctCCAGATCTTTTTTTAATAGAAACTGCCATCCACATTGCACAAAaagcaaactttttttctttaatttatgttttgtctttttgtctttttcttttttaaggtgAACTTATCAGATTGTCGGAATGTAATTGTGTTCCTGGCACCTAGTGTGGTATGTATCGTATTGTCTCCAGaagagtttttttcccctccaaaaatatatatccatgcagatgcgggggtggggggtagtTGGAATGGATTCTCCTGTTTGTGGCAACCGTAAATATTATTACTGTCACTGATCTGTTCGGAAAACAGATTCTGAAACAAAATAGGAGAACTGCAGTAAAACTTCATTATTACAAAATCGATGTAGTGAAGTataagaagaattaggggcgacatgatagcagagttccagtatctgaggggctttCCTAGAGAAGacagggtcaaattattctccagagcaccagagggcaggacaagaaacaatggatggaaactaattctcTAGACTTTCTagaccagcagttctcaacctgtgggtcgggacgatttcccaggggtcgcctaagaccatcggaaatatgggaagtatacttgcgagtcgaagaatcgcgctccaatggttgactccacaagccagctgcaggctcttcaaatcgcttgccgaattcggcttcaggcgcgatcaattaaaaaagagataaatctttactttgatgtctccctctcaagccagctgcaatcactcccaatcgctagcctaatctggcttcaggcgcgataaacttaataggggaggcgtctctccgctttaatgcctccgtcctcaaggcaatcgcaagcagttcagatcgctagccaatatggcttcaggcgcgataaattcaaaaaaaaaataattttacggttggggtcgccacatcgtggggaattgtattaaaggggtcgcagcactataaaggttgagaactactgttctagactctagaaagagtgcagagaagattaggggactggaggctaaaacatatgaggaacgtttgcagaaattgggtatgtctagtttaaggaaatgaaggacttggggtgacatgacagcagtattccaatatctcaggggctgccccaaagaggagggagtcaagctattttccaaagcaggggtctccaaccttggtccctttaagacttgtggacctttaagacttgtggactgctttgctggctgagggacactgggacttgaagtccacaagtcttaaagggaccaaggctggagacccctgctccaaagcacctgagggcaggacaagaagcaacgggtggaaaccaggagtgaaatgtaaagtttgttgctaccagttctgtgggtgtggcttggtgggggtggtggtaatgtgactgggtgggcgtggccaacttttttttttattttaaaagcattttttctacaacctcttcggtcgaagaggttgtagaaaaaaatgcttttaaagggttctgatgatcccaactgagttgcctgcttgccagaactctttagaagcattttttttacaactttttcggcctctttacctagttgggtaatgaaacatctgcaagacaacagccaaactcagaaaacaccaaggaacccacaatcctcttcctcttcttcctcttcctccttctgccccccccccaaccctgctcccttctggcactgataatgttacctagttgggcaatgaagcatctgcaaaacGACacccgagctcagagagcaccgaggaccccatggctcaaccctgagctacaaatactctcttctgTTGACCTATCTTTATTCCGTATTGACTAATCGATCCTTCAGAAGGACATCtctactcttcttcttcttcctagctgATGCTTCTGGAGAAAAAGCTACTGATGGAACTTCCAGAAGAAGCTCGGGTGGTGGCTGGGCGGTTTCCTCTCCCCAACTGGACCCATACTGACACAGCTGGGGAAGGTGTGAACCAAGCCTGGGCATACGATGTCCAGGTGGCCCGGCAACTGAAGAAGGATGAACCAGAAGGGAGTCCAGTGTGAGGGCAAGTCACCTTGGACATGCAAAtttctcaaaaacaaaaaaacaaaacaaaaacacaaccaCCCATCTTTGCTGAGGTGTCCCTTTCTACATTGGGATGGGGTGTCTCCATTTTTCCATTCTCCatccggtggcacagtggttagactgcagtactgcaggctacttctgctgactgccggctgcctgcaatttggcagtttgaatctcaccagctcaaggttgactcagccttccatccttccaaagtcaataaaaggaggatgcagattgttgggagccaagaggctgactctgtaaaccgcttagagtgggctataaagcactgtgaagcggtatataagtttaagcgctattgcttttccttttctccttccttccttcccagtggttagaatgcagtattgcaagctaactctgcccattgtctggagttcgatcctgactggctcaaggttgactcagccttccatccttccgaggtgggtaaaatgaggacccagattgttgggggcaagaggctgactctgtaaaccgcttagagagggctggaaaacactgtgaagcagtatatgtctaattactattgcttccttccttccttccttccttcctcctcctcctcctcctcctcctcctccttccttccttcccagtggttagaatgcagtattggaggcTAACTCAGCCCAAAGTCAGGAGTTtgaacctcaccaggctcaaggttgactcagccttccatccttccgaggtgggtaaaatgaggacccagattgttgggggcaagaggctgactctgtaaaccgcttagagagggctggaaaacactgtgaagcagtatatgtctaattactattgcttccttccttccttccttccttccttcctccctccctccctccctccctcccttccttccttcccagtggttagaatgcagtattgcaggctaactcagccCAAAGTCAGGAGTTtgaacctcaccaggctcaaggttgactcagccttccatccttccgaggtgggtaaaatgaggacccagattgttgagggcaaatggctgactctgtaaaccacttagagagggctgtaaagcactgtgaagcgatatataagtcatCTGCTTTTAATAGGGTTTATTTAtacatttgcttgtcagaaggttgcaaaagaggatcagacgtgaccctgggacacgacaaccatcataaatatgagtcagttaccaagcatctgaagtttgatcacgtgaccgtggggatgtatgaaaaacagtcataagtcccttttttcagagccgttgtcactttcgtcactaaatgaactgtcgtaagttgaggactgcctgtatgtggGTTATTCAAAAGCTCACATCATCCTGGGTTGACTGTCCAAACGTGagcttcagatcagtggtgggtttctgccAGTTcgcgtgaaccagtagcggcgcaggaggctccgcccacccgcctggacgtcatcacggatggtctgcgcatgcgtagaaggttctgtgcatgcgcagaagtgctgtgCGCGTGGGGTCACAGTTGCAAACTggcagcgaaggtaagtggaacctaccACTGCTTCAGATTCATGTCTCCCCAAATTACTTAGTGAACCGTCgggggtttagaatagaatagaatagaatagaatttttattggccaagtgtgattggacacacaaggaatttgtcttggtgcatatgctctcagtgtacataaaagaaaagatacgttcatcaaggtacaacatttacaacacaattgatggtcaatatatcaatataaatcataaggattgccagcaacaagttatagtcatacagtcataagtggaaagagattggtgatggaaactatgagaagattaatagtagtgcagattcagtaaatagtttgacagtgttgatggaattatttgtttagcagagtgatggcctttgggaaaaaactgttcttgtgtctagttgttctggtgtgcagtgctctatagcgtgtttttcttgttgcagaaccgaaccagacagctatagaggtgcaaatgacagactcaataattcctctgtagaactgaatcagcagctccttgggcagtttgagcttactgagttggcgcagaaagaacattctttgttgtccttttttgatgatgtttttgatgttagctgtttatttatttatttaattatttatttattatttacatttttataccgcccttctccgaagactcagggcggtgtacagcagataaaacaacaataatccagaaaaattttaaaatacagtaccaaatttaaaaatctaatttaaacgccgtatgttaaaaatagttaaataagaaaattacagaaagataaaaacccctgttaaaagcccact includes the following:
- the ANTKMT gene encoding adenine nucleotide translocase lysine N-methyltransferase isoform X1, whose protein sequence is MDPEDVEEVAAELQGKKIDGWGVLQIAAGTGLTAYVVWAGILMPGFRKVPLKLQVPYVPASAKQIENVMQLLKGRSGKIVDLGSGDGRIVNLSDCRNVIVFLAPSVLMLLEKKLLMELPEEARVVAGRFPLPNWTHTDTAGEGVNQAWAYDVQVARQLKKDEPEGSPV
- the ANTKMT gene encoding adenine nucleotide translocase lysine N-methyltransferase isoform X2: MDPEDVEEVAAELQGKKIDGWGVLQIAAGTGLTAYVVWAGILMPGFRKVPLKLQVPYVPASAKQIENVMQLLKGRSGKIVDLGSGDGRIVLEAYKRGFRPAVGYELNPWLLRLSSYRAWKAGCYGKVSYYKEDLWKVNLSDCRNVIVFLAPSVLMLLEKKLLMELPEEARVVAGRFPLPNWTHTDTAGEGVNQAWAYDVQVARQLKKDEPEGSPV